One region of Chitinophaga varians genomic DNA includes:
- a CDS encoding DUF192 domain-containing protein, which produces MQLPFKYLLIAALYVSGCNNNSGNNNSAATTDTGTGTTAGTESPTQVTSNGSEFKKEASLVFLSKNKADTIRKIDIQLAQTDQQREDGLMYRKSMTDDQGMLFIFPDMEERSFWMKNTYISLDIIYLDDKLEIVSIQKYATPLSEQSLPSFKKAQYVLEVNGGFCDKYHVNYGDHVVYHK; this is translated from the coding sequence ATGCAGCTACCGTTCAAATACCTGTTGATAGCCGCCCTGTATGTGTCCGGCTGTAACAACAATTCCGGCAACAACAACAGCGCCGCCACCACGGACACCGGTACCGGCACTACCGCCGGCACGGAATCCCCAACACAGGTCACTTCCAACGGCAGCGAATTCAAAAAGGAAGCGTCCCTGGTGTTTTTGTCCAAAAACAAGGCAGACACCATCCGCAAAATAGATATCCAGCTGGCACAAACCGATCAGCAGCGGGAAGACGGGCTGATGTACCGTAAATCCATGACTGATGACCAGGGCATGCTGTTTATCTTCCCGGATATGGAAGAGCGTTCCTTCTGGATGAAAAACACCTACATCTCCCTCGATATCATCTACCTGGACGATAAACTGGAGATCGTGTCTATCCAGAAATATGCCACCCCGCTGTCAGAACAAAGCCTGCCCTCCTTCAAGAAAGCACAATACGTGCTGGAAGTCAATGGCGGTTTCTGCGATAAATACCACGTCAATTACGGCGACCACGTTGTTTATCACAAATGA
- a CDS encoding GreA/GreB family elongation factor yields MKKKQIVVSQHDYDILKTLCYHAPGTAKLKEELDRAVIRKTKVPDDVVQVNSTLQFRDERSGAVREVQLVLPAASNIQLGKLSILSPIGTALLGYSAGDTIDWEVPAGKTQLHILRVANEG; encoded by the coding sequence ATGAAAAAGAAACAGATTGTAGTGTCCCAACATGATTATGACATTCTGAAAACACTTTGTTACCACGCCCCGGGTACGGCTAAACTGAAAGAGGAGCTGGACAGGGCGGTTATCCGGAAAACAAAAGTACCCGACGATGTGGTACAGGTAAATTCCACGCTGCAGTTCAGGGATGAGCGCAGCGGCGCTGTGCGGGAAGTGCAGCTGGTATTACCTGCCGCCAGCAATATTCAACTGGGTAAACTTTCTATTCTTTCACCTATAGGCACGGCCCTGCTGGGCTATAGCGCCGGCGACACCATCGACTGGGAAGTGCCTGCGGGCAAAACCCAGCTGCACATTCTGCGGGTGGCGAACGAAGGATAG
- the mqnE gene encoding aminofutalosine synthase MqnE: MTMRQDYPAVQTLLQQPSLDTDLKNIAEKILRQERITPAEGLTLFEKGDVCFLGALANHVRERMHGDKTYFNRNFHIEPTNVCVFTCHFCSYSRLYKNREDGWELSIDQMLDIVKSYDGQPVTEVHIVGGVHPKMQLDFFVELIKKIKAHRPDLHIKGFTAVELDYMFRKAKVSVEEGMRILNEAGLQSMPGGGAEIFHPDVRAKICHDKVDADGWLAIHRAAHNRGMVTNATMLYGHIESYEHRIDHMERLRQLQDETHGFNTFIPLKFRNKGNDMSDIPESSIVEDLKLYAVARLYMDNFSHIKAYWPMLGRNTAQLTLSFGVNDLDGTIDDTTKIYSMAGAEEQNPSMNTAQLAQLIKQAGRRPVERDTVYNEIKDYTDVVFSDEELLLTK, encoded by the coding sequence ATGACGATGAGACAAGATTACCCGGCAGTTCAGACACTTCTTCAGCAACCTTCTCTGGATACTGACCTGAAGAACATTGCAGAAAAAATCCTGCGTCAGGAAAGAATTACGCCCGCAGAAGGGCTGACCTTATTTGAGAAAGGCGACGTCTGCTTTTTAGGCGCACTGGCCAACCATGTGCGGGAACGCATGCACGGCGACAAGACTTACTTCAACCGTAATTTTCATATCGAGCCTACCAACGTATGTGTTTTCACCTGTCATTTCTGCTCCTATTCCCGGCTGTATAAAAACCGTGAAGACGGATGGGAACTGAGCATCGACCAGATGCTGGACATCGTGAAAAGCTACGACGGGCAGCCTGTTACGGAAGTCCACATTGTAGGCGGCGTACATCCCAAGATGCAGCTGGACTTCTTCGTGGAACTGATCAAAAAAATCAAGGCGCACCGCCCCGATCTTCATATCAAAGGGTTTACCGCTGTGGAACTGGACTATATGTTCCGTAAAGCCAAAGTAAGCGTAGAAGAAGGGATGCGCATCCTCAACGAAGCAGGCCTGCAATCCATGCCTGGCGGCGGCGCTGAAATCTTCCATCCGGACGTACGGGCTAAAATCTGCCATGACAAGGTAGATGCTGATGGATGGCTGGCTATCCACCGCGCTGCGCACAACCGCGGCATGGTCACCAACGCCACGATGCTCTACGGCCACATTGAATCCTACGAGCACCGTATCGACCATATGGAACGTTTACGACAGCTGCAGGATGAAACACATGGCTTCAATACCTTTATCCCGCTGAAATTCAGGAACAAGGGCAACGATATGTCCGATATCCCGGAATCCTCTATCGTGGAAGACCTGAAGCTGTACGCAGTGGCCCGGTTGTATATGGACAACTTCTCCCATATCAAGGCTTACTGGCCTATGCTGGGAAGAAATACCGCACAGCTGACCCTCTCCTTCGGCGTAAATGACCTGGACGGTACCATCGATGATACCACCAAGATCTACAGCATGGCCGGCGCGGAAGAACAAAACCCTTCCATGAACACCGCCCAGCTGGCACAACTGATCAAACAAGCCGGCAGAAGGCCCGTTGAACGCGATACCGTGTACAATGAAATCAAAGATTATACAGACGTCGTTTTCTCCGATGAGGAGCTACTACTGACTAAATAA
- a CDS encoding FMN-binding glutamate synthase family protein: MNHRIARWAVYLLCLLLDVSVAASLYRGYLTGWILLPVAVGVTLLTLIDRFQGKHALLRNYPLLGRLRYLLEHIRPEMRQYFFESDTDGRPFSRRQRAVVYQRAKDVKQTVAFGALADMYEPGYEWAAHTAFPTKVKPDALRVTIGNKQCSQPYNASLLNISAMSYGALSKTAILSLNGGAQVGGFAHNTGEGGVSPYHLQHGGDLIWQIGTGYFGCRDEKGNFSPEVYAGTVAEPAVKMVELKLSQGAKPGKGGVLPAAKNTPEIAAIRKVKPGVSVLSPAAHTAFGNEYEMLAFVQQLRTLSGGKPVGFKLCVGRKDEFERICKAMTNTGIYPDFITVDGAEGGTGAAPLEFTDSIGMPLYDALAFVVNMLKKYDLKQHIRIMASGKIITGFDIMKVLALGADACYSARGMMLALGCIQALQCDSGSCPVGVATQDPTLYQGVNVTDKKERVANFHRNTIYALAELMGACGFATPEQVNPAALYRRVTRTDIRSYEEIYAPDNGRSAGAALIPGQSVN, from the coding sequence ATGAATCATCGGATAGCACGATGGGCAGTTTATCTTTTATGCCTGTTGCTGGATGTGAGCGTGGCTGCAAGCCTTTATCGCGGTTATTTAACAGGATGGATTTTATTACCGGTGGCCGTGGGTGTCACATTACTGACATTGATTGACCGTTTCCAGGGCAAACATGCCCTGCTGCGCAACTACCCGCTGCTGGGCAGGCTGCGTTACCTGCTGGAGCACATCAGGCCGGAAATGCGGCAGTATTTCTTCGAGTCGGACACAGACGGGCGGCCGTTCAGCCGTCGTCAGCGTGCGGTAGTGTACCAGCGTGCGAAAGACGTAAAACAGACCGTTGCTTTCGGCGCGCTCGCCGATATGTACGAGCCGGGTTACGAATGGGCCGCCCATACAGCGTTTCCTACGAAAGTAAAACCGGACGCGTTGCGGGTAACCATTGGCAACAAACAATGCAGTCAGCCTTACAATGCAAGTTTGCTCAACATCAGCGCAATGAGTTACGGTGCGCTGAGTAAAACCGCTATCCTTTCCCTCAATGGTGGCGCACAGGTGGGCGGGTTTGCCCACAACACCGGGGAAGGTGGCGTTAGTCCGTATCACCTGCAACATGGCGGTGACCTGATCTGGCAGATCGGTACCGGTTACTTCGGCTGCCGCGATGAGAAAGGTAATTTCTCACCGGAGGTATATGCCGGAACGGTTGCAGAACCAGCTGTAAAGATGGTGGAACTGAAATTGAGCCAGGGTGCCAAGCCCGGTAAGGGCGGAGTACTGCCGGCAGCGAAAAATACGCCGGAAATTGCCGCTATCCGCAAGGTGAAACCAGGCGTCAGCGTGTTGTCGCCGGCAGCACATACTGCCTTTGGCAACGAATATGAAATGCTGGCGTTTGTGCAGCAGCTGCGTACCCTCTCCGGTGGCAAGCCGGTGGGTTTCAAATTGTGCGTAGGCCGCAAGGATGAATTTGAGCGTATCTGTAAAGCCATGACCAACACTGGTATCTACCCCGACTTTATTACAGTAGATGGTGCAGAAGGTGGTACTGGTGCGGCTCCGCTGGAGTTCACGGACAGTATCGGTATGCCTTTGTATGATGCACTGGCTTTTGTGGTGAATATGCTGAAGAAGTACGACCTGAAACAGCATATCAGAATTATGGCCAGTGGCAAGATCATCACCGGTTTCGACATCATGAAAGTGTTGGCATTAGGTGCAGACGCGTGCTACAGCGCCAGGGGCATGATGCTGGCACTGGGCTGTATACAGGCGCTTCAATGCGATAGCGGCAGCTGTCCGGTAGGCGTGGCCACGCAAGACCCGACCTTGTACCAGGGCGTAAATGTGACCGATAAAAAAGAGCGTGTGGCCAATTTCCACCGCAACACCATATATGCACTGGCTGAACTGATGGGCGCCTGCGGCTTCGCAACGCCTGAACAGGTCAATCCTGCCGCACTTTACAGAAGAGTAACGAGAACGGATATACGATCATATGAAGAAATTTACGCACCGGACAACGGCCGTTCCGCCGGAGCGGCACTTATTCCGGGGCAGTCAGTTAATTAA
- the trxA gene encoding thioredoxin: protein MALEFTDANFQTEVLDSDKLTVVDFWAEWCGPCRAIGPVIEELSKDYAGKVNIGKVNVDVNPQISIDYGITSIPAILFIKDGKVVDKQVGAVPKAVLDKKIQANL, encoded by the coding sequence ATGGCTTTAGAATTCACAGACGCGAACTTCCAGACGGAAGTGCTGGATTCCGATAAATTAACAGTAGTTGATTTTTGGGCAGAATGGTGCGGTCCCTGCCGGGCTATCGGACCAGTTATTGAAGAACTGTCTAAAGATTACGCTGGTAAAGTAAACATCGGTAAAGTAAATGTTGACGTGAACCCGCAAATCTCTATCGACTACGGTATCACCAGCATTCCCGCTATCCTGTTCATCAAAGATGGCAAGGTGGTAGACAAACAGGTAGGAGCAGTACCTAAAGCTGTTCTGGACAAAAAAATACAGGCCAACCTGTAA
- a CDS encoding c-type cytochrome, translated as MSRFHYLIISTISLAWFACGQTTQQDRMSKHERDSLAMRKQFNKSPVLDGKAAIGAMTVDKGLEVQLVAAEPMVVAPVSAVFDDRGRMWVVEMMGFMPDTSGTGEDKPDGKIVILEDTTGDGVMDKRTVFLDSLVLPRAVCLVENGVLVATPPQLWFIENNNDKPGKKVLVDSMYAAGGNVEHQPNGLLRGLDNWIYNAKSDRRYRKVGDKWLKEATTFRGQWGITQDDKGRLFYNNNSENLLGDYFPAGLGGKNPHQQNAAGYDQKIVKDNHVYPAHPTPGVNRGYMKGILDDSLRLVEFTAACGPVIYRGHLLPADYAGNAFVAEPSANLIKRNILKDSGYIVTGKQAYQGKEFLASTDERFRPTGLYNGPDGALYITDMYRGILQHKTYITTYLKNEIKMRELTQPLSCGRIYRIVPAGQRPKKTVVQQEQLLQLLNDLNGALRDKAQQHIIDHRLTALVPELRTALSNTATPLMQVHALWTLEGLHQLTYADLAVILEQGSDDYKVQALAALPSVLDSKTAKAAAGKLDSLADKPFFAPYVAYLLPALGKADKAAAGRLEEKLMKAYARDRYIAAALVNNAVNREAALLKQLVAFNPDTALALNKQLNNVLKNMDNAASAKKMDALAEKYPRGYKIFNTVCQTCHGKNGNGIASMAPPLNESNWVNGDKNKFAAIVLYGLTGPVEVHGKLYKAPEINGDMPGIGGSDEFNDSDIAELLTFLRSAWNNKAGKVSVDDIKAVRKQLNGRQKPFTAAELTK; from the coding sequence ATGAGCCGTTTTCATTACCTGATCATTTCCACGATTTCCCTGGCATGGTTTGCCTGCGGACAAACAACACAACAAGACCGGATGAGTAAACACGAACGGGATTCGCTGGCCATGCGCAAGCAGTTCAACAAATCCCCCGTGCTGGATGGTAAGGCCGCCATTGGCGCCATGACGGTCGATAAAGGCCTGGAGGTGCAGCTGGTGGCAGCAGAACCAATGGTCGTAGCACCGGTAAGCGCCGTCTTCGATGACCGTGGCAGGATGTGGGTGGTGGAAATGATGGGTTTCATGCCGGATACCAGCGGTACCGGTGAAGATAAACCCGACGGCAAAATCGTGATACTGGAAGATACCACCGGTGACGGCGTAATGGACAAAAGGACCGTGTTCCTCGATTCACTGGTGCTGCCCAGAGCGGTATGCCTCGTGGAAAACGGCGTGCTGGTGGCTACGCCGCCGCAATTATGGTTTATCGAAAACAACAATGACAAACCCGGCAAAAAGGTACTGGTGGACAGTATGTACGCTGCAGGCGGTAATGTGGAACACCAGCCTAACGGGCTTTTGCGGGGGCTGGACAACTGGATATACAACGCCAAATCTGACCGCCGCTACCGCAAAGTTGGCGATAAATGGCTGAAAGAAGCCACTACTTTCCGTGGGCAGTGGGGCATTACACAGGACGACAAAGGAAGGCTGTTCTATAATAACAACTCTGAAAATCTGCTGGGAGATTATTTCCCGGCGGGCCTGGGCGGTAAAAATCCGCACCAGCAGAACGCTGCCGGCTATGACCAGAAAATAGTGAAAGACAACCACGTATACCCGGCGCATCCTACACCTGGTGTCAACAGAGGTTACATGAAAGGCATACTGGACGACAGCCTGCGGCTGGTAGAGTTCACCGCCGCCTGCGGCCCGGTGATCTACCGGGGCCATCTTCTGCCGGCTGACTATGCAGGTAACGCCTTCGTAGCAGAACCTTCGGCGAATCTCATCAAACGGAATATTTTAAAAGACAGTGGTTATATCGTTACCGGAAAACAAGCCTACCAGGGCAAAGAGTTCCTGGCCAGCACCGACGAGCGTTTCAGGCCCACAGGATTATATAACGGCCCGGACGGGGCGCTGTACATCACCGATATGTACCGCGGCATCCTGCAACACAAAACGTATATCACCACTTACCTCAAGAACGAAATCAAGATGCGGGAACTGACGCAGCCGCTCAGCTGTGGCCGTATTTACCGCATCGTTCCGGCAGGGCAGCGTCCAAAGAAAACTGTGGTGCAACAGGAGCAGCTGTTGCAGTTGTTGAATGATCTCAATGGCGCGCTGCGCGATAAAGCCCAACAACATATTATAGACCATCGTTTAACCGCGCTGGTACCGGAACTGCGCACCGCGCTGTCCAATACCGCTACGCCACTGATGCAGGTACACGCCCTCTGGACGCTGGAAGGACTGCACCAGTTGACATACGCCGACCTGGCCGTGATACTGGAACAAGGCAGCGACGACTACAAAGTGCAGGCACTGGCCGCATTGCCTTCCGTGTTGGACAGCAAGACCGCCAAAGCCGCGGCAGGCAAGCTGGACTCGCTGGCCGACAAACCTTTCTTTGCGCCGTATGTCGCGTATTTGTTGCCCGCGCTGGGCAAGGCGGATAAAGCTGCGGCCGGCCGTCTCGAAGAAAAACTGATGAAAGCGTATGCGCGTGACCGTTATATAGCCGCGGCGCTGGTCAACAATGCAGTCAATCGGGAAGCCGCACTCCTGAAACAACTGGTGGCATTTAATCCGGATACTGCACTGGCATTGAACAAACAGTTGAACAACGTGCTGAAAAATATGGACAATGCTGCCAGCGCCAAAAAGATGGACGCATTGGCGGAGAAATATCCCAGGGGATATAAAATATTTAACACCGTTTGCCAGACCTGTCACGGTAAAAACGGTAATGGTATTGCTTCTATGGCACCGCCGCTGAATGAAAGCAACTGGGTGAACGGCGATAAAAACAAGTTCGCCGCCATTGTGCTGTATGGCCTTACCGGTCCGGTGGAAGTACATGGCAAGCTGTATAAAGCGCCTGAGATCAACGGAGATATGCCAGGTATCGGTGGCAGCGACGAATTCAATGACAGTGACATTGCAGAACTGCTTACATTCTTACGCAGCGCGTGGAACAACAAAGCCGGAAAGGTGTCCGTTGATGATATCAAAGCTGTCCGCAAACAGTTAAACGGCCGTCAAAAACCGTTTACCGCGGCGGAATTAACCAAATAG
- a CDS encoding M43 family zinc metalloprotease, translating to MRHTFIILFTLLYSLAAIGQRQCGTAVALQQRVLEHPSLQQVIDNNEKKMQLLQQRRMMRVQTEAVPQNVTIPVVVHIVLDNPDLVTDAQVMSQIAVLNQDYNATNPDVSQVPPVWQPIIGNSRISFCLAQRTPGDEPTTGIVRVKTAAGQSFSISGGAPDAKYDQTGGSDAWDTQKYLNIWVTRLSGNYLGVAAPPGNGYPAEQLGVVVLYTAFGTTGSVGRIYNLGRTTTHEIGHFFGLKHIWGDDGGTCSVDDGIADTPLQGDNTYGCPSFPKTDNCSPNFPGIMFMNYMDYSDDACMHLFTAGQTGRMRDVLENIVSSLMASNGCTPVVLPANDAALTAVSGVTGKLCDNRILPRVTLRNKGTNALTAVRILYRLNNGALVNYNWQGNLPSLQSVDVPLPASQVAVGAYNLQAYTQSPNGQPDANVANDTAASRFHFDAEAQLPFEEGFEQDSFPPPGWDIYNPDRSFTWERDRNVGHNSKASALVRNKGYNVNDQTDDLITPVIDPQAHDSIFLFFDVAAAVYSDPNMTGNVWDTLQVLVTKDCHQTGAIAYSKWGKYLITRPTAVQDEFIPNNNEWRRDSVDLTALVGKDKFQVAFRNISNAENNIYIDNIRIVTKDINPDLRQAGVLIHPNPTDGLVWISFYERPSDLQQVNLYNAAGQLIASKPGNAVGPNNRMTFNLVNEPNGVYFVKLIYRNRANTIKLMKVR from the coding sequence TTGCGCCACACATTTATTATCCTGTTTACCTTACTTTACAGCCTGGCCGCCATTGGCCAGCGCCAATGCGGCACCGCCGTTGCCCTGCAGCAACGGGTGCTTGAACACCCTTCCCTGCAACAAGTGATCGACAACAATGAAAAGAAAATGCAACTGCTGCAACAGCGCCGCATGATGCGCGTGCAAACCGAAGCAGTGCCACAAAACGTCACTATCCCCGTAGTGGTGCATATTGTACTGGACAATCCCGACCTGGTCACCGATGCGCAGGTCATGTCCCAGATAGCCGTGCTAAACCAGGATTACAACGCCACCAATCCGGACGTTAGCCAGGTGCCCCCGGTATGGCAACCCATCATTGGCAATTCGCGCATCAGCTTCTGCCTGGCCCAGCGCACGCCCGGCGATGAGCCCACCACGGGCATCGTCCGCGTGAAAACAGCCGCCGGCCAAAGCTTTAGTATCAGCGGCGGCGCCCCCGACGCGAAATATGATCAGACCGGCGGTTCCGATGCCTGGGACACTCAAAAATACCTCAACATCTGGGTAACCCGCCTGTCGGGCAACTACCTGGGCGTGGCCGCCCCTCCGGGCAATGGTTACCCTGCCGAACAACTGGGCGTAGTGGTGCTTTATACCGCTTTTGGCACCACCGGCAGCGTAGGCCGTATCTATAACCTCGGTCGTACCACCACCCATGAAATAGGGCATTTCTTTGGCCTGAAACATATCTGGGGCGACGACGGTGGCACCTGCTCCGTAGATGACGGCATCGCCGATACCCCTTTGCAGGGCGACAATACCTACGGATGCCCCTCTTTTCCAAAAACCGACAATTGCAGCCCCAACTTCCCGGGGATCATGTTCATGAACTACATGGACTATAGCGACGACGCCTGTATGCACCTCTTCACCGCCGGCCAGACCGGCAGGATGCGCGATGTGCTGGAAAACATCGTCAGCAGCCTGATGGCGTCCAATGGCTGTACGCCCGTTGTGCTGCCGGCAAACGACGCCGCACTGACGGCCGTCAGCGGCGTCACCGGCAAACTTTGCGATAACCGTATCCTGCCCCGGGTGACCCTGCGCAACAAAGGCACCAATGCCCTCACCGCTGTGCGTATTTTGTACCGGCTCAACAATGGCGCGCTGGTCAACTACAACTGGCAGGGCAATCTGCCCAGCCTGCAGAGCGTAGACGTCCCCCTTCCTGCCTCGCAGGTGGCCGTAGGCGCCTATAACCTGCAAGCCTATACGCAATCGCCCAACGGTCAGCCAGACGCCAACGTGGCCAACGATACCGCTGCCAGCCGCTTCCACTTCGATGCGGAAGCACAACTGCCTTTTGAAGAAGGCTTTGAACAGGACAGTTTCCCGCCGCCGGGATGGGACATCTATAACCCCGACCGCAGCTTCACCTGGGAGCGTGACCGCAACGTGGGGCACAACAGTAAAGCATCGGCGCTGGTACGCAACAAAGGGTACAACGTCAACGACCAGACAGATGACCTCATCACCCCCGTGATCGATCCGCAGGCGCATGATTCCATTTTCCTGTTCTTTGACGTGGCCGCCGCCGTTTATTCCGATCCCAATATGACCGGCAACGTGTGGGACACCCTGCAGGTGCTGGTCACCAAAGATTGTCACCAGACAGGCGCCATCGCCTACAGCAAATGGGGCAAATACCTCATTACCCGTCCTACCGCCGTACAGGATGAATTCATCCCCAACAACAACGAATGGCGCCGCGATTCGGTGGACCTGACAGCGTTGGTAGGCAAAGACAAATTCCAGGTGGCTTTCCGGAATATCTCAAATGCGGAGAATAACATATATATCGACAATATCAGGATCGTTACCAAAGATATCAATCCGGACCTGCGCCAGGCCGGCGTATTGATTCATCCTAACCCTACTGACGGGCTGGTATGGATCAGCTTCTATGAACGGCCTTCCGACCTTCAGCAGGTGAACCTCTACAATGCCGCCGGACAACTCATCGCTTCCAAACCGGGTAATGCTGTTGGCCCCAACAACCGGATGACCTTTAATTTGGTAAATGAGCCAAATGGTGTTTATTTTGTAAAATTAATTTACAGGAACAGGGCCAACACCATTAAATTAATGAAAGTAAGATGA